Proteins encoded together in one Synechococcus sp. BL107 window:
- the ald gene encoding alanine dehydrogenase has product MADSILSAPMASIGIPKEIKVDEQRVALTPDGVRELVTHGLEVKIEAGAGAGAGIGDDAFRKAGAQLVSRDEAWAAHLVVKVKEPQPEEFGFLRNDMVLFTYLHLAAYPDVGEALLKAGTAAMAYETVQLEDGSLPLLAPMSEIAGRLAAQVGAHFLEKPHGGRGVLMGGCTGVQPARVVVLGAGNAGWNAARTAAAMDAEVLLLDRSPQRLRSLEADRRGRLTSVVSSRGLIERLVPTADLVIGAVLTPGGRAPTLVDEDLVQAMRPGSVIVDVAIDQGGCIATSRETTHTNPTVSIHGVQHYAVGNMPGAVPFTSTEALVSVTLPYILGIAGRGLEEAFTERPELLSGLNTVQGSICHPGVAKALGVTPRHPMACLR; this is encoded by the coding sequence ATGGCAGATTCCATCCTGTCGGCACCGATGGCCAGCATTGGCATACCGAAGGAGATCAAAGTTGACGAGCAACGCGTCGCCCTAACCCCCGATGGGGTGCGCGAATTGGTCACCCATGGACTTGAGGTGAAGATTGAAGCTGGTGCCGGAGCGGGGGCCGGGATCGGAGATGACGCCTTCCGCAAAGCGGGGGCACAACTCGTCAGCCGAGACGAAGCCTGGGCTGCCCATCTCGTCGTGAAGGTGAAAGAGCCCCAGCCCGAGGAATTCGGATTTCTCCGCAACGACATGGTGCTGTTCACCTATCTGCACCTCGCTGCCTATCCAGACGTGGGGGAAGCACTCCTCAAGGCAGGCACCGCAGCGATGGCCTACGAAACAGTTCAACTCGAGGACGGAAGCCTGCCTTTGTTGGCACCGATGAGTGAGATTGCCGGACGGCTTGCGGCCCAGGTGGGGGCCCATTTCCTGGAAAAACCCCACGGAGGCCGCGGAGTCCTCATGGGTGGCTGCACCGGCGTTCAACCAGCGCGGGTGGTGGTGCTCGGTGCCGGAAACGCCGGCTGGAATGCGGCGCGCACAGCAGCAGCGATGGATGCGGAAGTGTTGCTACTCGACCGTTCACCGCAGCGGCTTCGCAGCCTGGAGGCGGATCGACGCGGCAGGCTGACGAGCGTGGTGAGCAGCCGTGGACTGATCGAACGGCTGGTGCCGACGGCGGATCTCGTGATCGGAGCTGTGCTCACCCCCGGCGGCCGTGCCCCCACGCTGGTGGACGAAGACCTGGTTCAGGCGATGCGACCCGGTTCGGTGATCGTTGATGTGGCCATTGATCAGGGCGGCTGCATTGCCACCAGCCGAGAAACCACCCACACCAATCCAACGGTGTCCATCCATGGAGTGCAGCACTACGCGGTCGGCAACATGCCTGGGGCGGTTCCATTCACGTCAACGGAGGCCCTAGTCAGCGTGACGCTGCCCTACATCCTGGGCATCGCTGGCCGCGGCCTCGAAGAGGCCTTTACCGAACGACCGGAACTACTCTCAGGCCTCAATACGGTGCAGGGATCGATCTGCCACCCCGGCGTGGCCAAAGCGCTGGGAGTTACGCCACGACACCCGATGGCCTGCCTGCGCTAG
- a CDS encoding putative 2OG-Fe(II) oxygenase, translating into MQLHQLFPTAIATVQLALDPLDVAGQLQVLFALRGEVTGNPTEGCAWTGDLHGAWRLHQHPDFVELTQQVVDQIWTYLDAVGFECSQVALHLQRCWPVLSDWDQVVGRHHHPNAHLSAVLYLTGSGSGEEGVLRLQAPHRINELVPGLAVGHGGPITEGHPLNSDHWDLAPRSGLLVLFPSRLDHSVLPNSDPEALRCSISFDFVLTAPDDDHSAEYLAPHPNVWVQQTPPAA; encoded by the coding sequence ATGCAGCTTCATCAGCTCTTTCCCACTGCCATCGCCACGGTGCAGTTGGCCTTGGATCCTTTGGATGTGGCAGGGCAGCTTCAGGTGTTGTTTGCCTTGCGAGGGGAGGTGACCGGAAATCCCACAGAAGGATGTGCCTGGACTGGCGATCTCCATGGCGCTTGGAGGTTGCATCAGCACCCCGATTTCGTGGAGCTCACGCAGCAGGTTGTTGATCAGATATGGACCTATCTCGATGCGGTGGGCTTTGAGTGTTCTCAAGTGGCCCTGCACCTTCAGCGATGTTGGCCCGTGCTGAGCGATTGGGATCAGGTGGTCGGTCGTCATCACCATCCCAATGCCCATCTCAGCGCTGTGCTCTATCTCACGGGAAGTGGTTCCGGTGAGGAGGGAGTGCTGCGCCTTCAGGCGCCGCATCGAATCAATGAACTTGTTCCCGGACTCGCTGTTGGCCATGGAGGCCCCATCACTGAAGGACATCCGCTGAATTCCGATCACTGGGACCTCGCGCCTCGATCCGGGTTGTTGGTGCTATTTCCCTCCCGTCTGGACCACAGCGTTTTGCCCAACAGCGATCCAGAGGCGTTGCGCTGTTCGATCAGTTTTGATTTCGTGCTCACGGCCCCAGATGACGACCATTCGGCGGAATACTTGGCTCCGCATCCCAATGTGTGGGTCCAACAAACCCCACCCGCTGCCTGA
- a CDS encoding F0F1 ATP synthase subunit gamma encodes MANLKDIRDRIKSVKNTRKITEAMRLVAAAKVRRAQEQVLRSRPFADRLSRILENLQSRMRFEEADAPLMEQRTVETITLVAITGDRGLCGGYNANIIKRTEQRFAELKGKGFNVKLVLIGSKAISYFTNRDYPIQAKITGLEQVPTADEANTIATDMLAEFTAAGTDRVEMVFTKFINLVSCKPVLQTLLPLDPQDIADPEDEIFNLTTDQGRLTVEPGTSSANKAPKIPSDIVFEQSPDQLLNALLPLYLQNQLLRCLQESAASELASRMTAMNNASDNAKELAKTLTLDYNKARQAAITQEILEVVGGSAAAAG; translated from the coding sequence ATGGCAAATCTCAAAGACATCCGCGACCGGATCAAATCTGTCAAGAACACCCGCAAGATCACTGAGGCCATGCGCCTCGTGGCTGCGGCCAAGGTTCGTCGTGCTCAGGAGCAGGTTCTAAGGAGCCGGCCCTTCGCTGATCGTCTCTCTCGCATCCTGGAAAATCTTCAATCCAGGATGCGCTTTGAGGAGGCTGATGCTCCACTCATGGAACAGCGCACCGTTGAAACGATCACGCTTGTTGCCATCACTGGCGACCGTGGCCTTTGCGGTGGTTATAACGCCAACATTATTAAGCGCACCGAGCAACGGTTCGCTGAGTTGAAGGGCAAGGGCTTCAACGTAAAGCTGGTGTTGATCGGCAGCAAAGCAATTAGTTACTTCACCAATCGGGATTACCCCATTCAGGCCAAAATTACTGGGCTGGAGCAGGTTCCCACCGCGGATGAAGCCAACACGATCGCAACCGACATGCTGGCTGAATTCACTGCAGCCGGGACTGATCGAGTGGAGATGGTGTTCACCAAGTTCATCAATTTGGTGAGCTGTAAACCCGTCCTCCAGACGCTGCTTCCCCTTGATCCGCAAGACATCGCTGATCCTGAGGATGAGATCTTTAATCTCACCACTGATCAGGGTCGTCTGACGGTCGAGCCTGGTACCAGCTCTGCCAACAAGGCTCCCAAAATCCCGTCGGATATCGTTTTTGAGCAAAGCCCTGACCAGCTGCTCAATGCTTTGCTGCCGTTGTACTTGCAAAACCAGCTTTTGCGCTGTTTGCAGGAATCGGCTGCGTCGGAATTGGCGAGTCGGATGACCGCTATGAACAACGCAAGCGATAACGCCAAGGAATTGGCGAAGACGCTGACTCTTGACTACAACAAGGCACGTCAGGCCGCGATTACCCAGGAGATTCTGGAAGTGGTGGGTGGTTCCGCTGCTGCCGCTGGTTAA
- a CDS encoding F0F1 ATP synthase subunit B, which produces MHLNFNPLETNLVNLAIVIGVLFWFLRGFLGGILERRRSAILQDLQDAEGRLKKASEELTTAQSELAAAQQKAEQIRIDGQKRAAAIRAEGEKRTISVMAAIKQGAAADADAEASRIKDALRREAAMAAIDKVLTDLPGRLDDAAQSKLIDSTIRNLENA; this is translated from the coding sequence ATGCATCTCAATTTCAATCCCCTCGAGACCAACCTGGTCAACCTGGCCATCGTCATCGGTGTGCTGTTTTGGTTCCTGCGTGGTTTCCTCGGTGGCATCCTTGAGCGTCGTCGCTCAGCGATCCTCCAAGACCTTCAGGATGCTGAAGGACGTTTAAAAAAGGCCTCTGAAGAGCTCACCACAGCTCAGTCCGAGCTTGCTGCCGCTCAGCAAAAAGCGGAGCAGATTCGGATCGATGGCCAGAAACGTGCAGCTGCGATCCGCGCTGAAGGCGAAAAACGCACCATTTCCGTGATGGCTGCCATCAAGCAAGGTGCAGCGGCCGATGCTGATGCTGAGGCGTCTCGGATTAAAGATGCCCTGCGTCGTGAAGCCGCCATGGCGGCGATCGACAAGGTCCTCACCGATCTGCCTGGCCGCCTCGATGATGCGGCGCAGTCCAAGCTGATCGACTCAACCATTCGCAATTTGGAGAACGCCTGA
- the atpH gene encoding ATP synthase F1 subunit delta has protein sequence MPLLNSLATPYAEALLQVTEARDESQTVSEQCKQLLGVWDSSAEFRDAMVSPVLEPSSKKKALESLLAEEVTPSLMNLLKVLADRQRLQAFEAVMNRFLELYREQQGITLAQVRSAKPLSEEQQSALSKKVQAMAGTSKVDIDLSVDPALIGGFVVSLGSQVIDASLAGQVRRLGLALAKAS, from the coding sequence ATGCCTCTCCTTAATTCTCTTGCGACGCCCTACGCCGAAGCCTTGCTTCAGGTAACTGAGGCTCGCGATGAATCCCAAACGGTGTCTGAGCAGTGCAAGCAGCTTTTAGGTGTTTGGGACAGTTCGGCTGAATTTCGCGATGCGATGGTGTCGCCTGTTCTCGAACCCTCCTCTAAGAAAAAGGCTCTCGAAAGCCTCTTGGCGGAGGAGGTGACCCCCTCGTTGATGAATCTCCTGAAGGTTCTTGCCGATCGTCAGCGCCTACAAGCCTTCGAGGCGGTGATGAACCGTTTCCTTGAGTTGTATCGCGAGCAGCAAGGAATCACCCTGGCTCAAGTTCGTTCTGCCAAGCCTCTTTCTGAAGAACAACAGTCGGCTCTCTCCAAGAAAGTGCAGGCCATGGCCGGCACCTCGAAGGTCGACATCGACCTCAGCGTCGACCCCGCCTTGATTGGCGGTTTCGTTGTCAGCCTCGGCTCTCAAGTGATCGATGCCAGCTTGGCTGGTCAGGTCCGCCGTCTCGGTCTGGCACTCGCCAAGGCGAGCTGA
- a CDS encoding NAD+ synthase → MRLALAQINPLVGDLQGNAERILVAASEAQRDGADVLLTPELSLWGYPPRDLLLQPDRIAAQAELLQGMSQHLDSDLIVLVGVALPTDDDRAPGLTNSIALVDRRGWRAVAHKQLLPSYDVFDERRYFRPGTGPNLLQLPNGQRLGLTICEDLWVDDNLQRERLAGPDPIEQLIPEQPDVVINLAASPFDADKPLLRQKLAATAARRLNCPVVYLNQVGGNDELVFDGGSFVMSASGDPLLELPCCCDQVSLWDSEAEPANRDHSPDDPLDRLFRALVLGVQDYACKCGFQKALLGLSGGIDSGLVAVIATAALGADHVSTLLMPSPWSSAGSIDDAVALAKRLGLKTTTLPIRPLMDGFDTTLNPALGADPSGVTAENLQSRIRGTLLMAVANQEGQLLLTTGNKSELAVGYCTLYGDMNGGLAVIGDLYKTSVFALCDWLDSPASRHCRGDYHLPEHGELVGDAIRRKPPSAELRPDQKDSDSLPDYSALDALLKDLIQERRHGEDLIAAGHNPELVSRVEQLLKRAEFKRRQAAPLLKVSPQAFGSGWRLPIACG, encoded by the coding sequence ATGCGTCTTGCCCTCGCCCAAATCAATCCACTTGTGGGTGATCTGCAGGGCAACGCAGAGCGCATTCTTGTGGCAGCCAGCGAAGCCCAACGCGACGGGGCCGATGTGTTGCTCACCCCCGAACTTTCACTTTGGGGGTATCCACCGCGAGACCTGCTGCTCCAACCAGACCGCATCGCCGCTCAAGCAGAGCTGCTCCAGGGGATGAGCCAGCATTTGGACAGCGATCTCATCGTGCTGGTGGGTGTTGCCTTACCCACCGACGATGACCGTGCCCCCGGGCTCACCAACAGCATCGCCCTCGTGGACCGGCGGGGATGGCGCGCCGTTGCTCACAAACAACTGCTGCCCAGTTACGACGTTTTTGATGAGCGGCGCTACTTCCGTCCAGGGACGGGACCAAACCTTCTGCAACTTCCCAACGGCCAACGACTGGGGCTCACGATCTGCGAAGACCTCTGGGTAGACGACAACCTGCAGCGGGAACGTCTGGCAGGCCCCGACCCAATCGAACAATTGATCCCAGAACAGCCGGATGTGGTGATCAACCTCGCTGCATCACCCTTCGATGCGGACAAACCATTGTTGCGACAAAAGCTGGCCGCCACGGCAGCGCGCCGCTTGAACTGTCCAGTGGTGTATCTCAATCAAGTCGGAGGCAACGACGAATTGGTCTTCGATGGCGGCAGTTTTGTGATGTCTGCCTCAGGAGACCCCTTACTGGAACTCCCATGCTGTTGCGACCAGGTCAGTCTTTGGGACAGCGAAGCTGAACCCGCCAATCGAGATCACAGCCCTGATGACCCACTAGATCGACTATTTCGCGCCCTTGTGCTGGGGGTTCAGGACTACGCCTGCAAGTGCGGTTTTCAAAAAGCACTGTTAGGCCTGAGTGGTGGGATCGATTCAGGGCTCGTTGCCGTGATCGCCACCGCAGCCCTCGGAGCCGATCACGTATCAACACTGCTGATGCCGTCGCCTTGGAGTTCAGCAGGATCGATCGACGATGCCGTTGCCCTGGCGAAACGACTGGGACTGAAGACCACGACCTTGCCGATCCGTCCCTTGATGGATGGCTTCGACACAACCTTGAACCCTGCACTTGGTGCCGATCCAAGCGGAGTCACCGCTGAGAACCTGCAATCCCGCATTCGCGGCACCTTGCTGATGGCGGTGGCGAATCAGGAGGGCCAATTGCTGTTAACCACCGGCAATAAATCTGAATTAGCCGTTGGGTACTGCACCCTTTATGGGGATATGAATGGTGGGCTAGCCGTGATCGGCGACCTCTACAAAACCAGCGTATTCGCGCTTTGTGACTGGCTCGACAGTCCAGCATCCCGACACTGCCGTGGGGACTATCACCTTCCCGAGCACGGAGAGTTGGTGGGCGATGCCATTCGACGAAAACCCCCGAGTGCTGAACTACGACCTGATCAAAAAGACAGCGACTCGCTGCCGGACTACAGCGCTCTCGATGCCTTACTCAAGGATCTGATCCAAGAACGACGACACGGTGAGGACTTGATCGCCGCCGGCCATAACCCTGAACTCGTCTCCCGCGTTGAACAGCTGCTGAAACGGGCCGAGTTCAAACGCCGACAGGCGGCGCCCCTGCTCAAAGTGAGCCCTCAGGCCTTTGGCAGTGGCTGGCGGCTGCCGATTGCCTGCGGCTGA
- a CDS encoding nicotinate-nucleotide adenylyltransferase, whose protein sequence is MVQQRIALFGTSADPPTRGHQALLEQLLHRYDRVATWASDNPMKQHGATLSVRAMLLKALVEQLNSSNLDLAQDLSSPFTMETLHRAHQRWPQHNLVFVVGSDLAAQIPHWKQADQWLSQCHMAIAPRQGWPLTAMALADLSRCGASVEVLDVEIPASASSEQRHAPQPEQVPSAVWPLLLEHNLYGLDPTL, encoded by the coding sequence ATGGTGCAACAGCGGATTGCCCTCTTCGGAACGAGTGCCGACCCTCCAACCCGAGGACACCAGGCTCTCCTTGAGCAGCTGCTGCATCGCTACGACCGCGTGGCCACATGGGCAAGCGACAACCCAATGAAGCAGCACGGCGCAACGCTGTCCGTGCGGGCCATGCTGTTGAAAGCGTTGGTCGAACAACTGAACAGTTCAAACCTGGACCTCGCCCAAGACCTCAGCAGTCCATTCACCATGGAGACGTTGCATCGCGCCCATCAACGCTGGCCTCAACACAACCTGGTGTTTGTGGTGGGTAGCGATTTAGCCGCTCAAATCCCCCATTGGAAACAAGCTGATCAGTGGCTCAGCCAATGCCACATGGCGATTGCTCCACGCCAGGGTTGGCCTCTCACCGCGATGGCACTGGCCGATTTGAGCCGATGCGGAGCCTCTGTTGAAGTGTTGGATGTGGAGATCCCAGCGAGCGCCAGCTCTGAGCAACGTCATGCCCCCCAGCCTGAGCAGGTCCCCAGTGCGGTGTGGCCCCTTCTGCTCGAGCACAATCTTTACGGTCTCGATCCCACCCTCTAG
- a CDS encoding 2Fe-2S iron-sulfur cluster-binding protein, translating to MSDPSAAVATYSVSAEIEGEVHQFKCRADQTVLNAAEAAGISLPSSCCTGVCTTCAAVISAGSVDQPDAMGVRSDLQEKGYALLCVSFPRADLTLKTGQEDALYEAQFGQYQK from the coding sequence ATGTCTGACCCATCAGCGGCTGTGGCCACCTATTCCGTGTCTGCTGAAATTGAAGGTGAAGTCCATCAATTCAAATGTCGGGCTGACCAGACAGTGCTGAACGCGGCAGAAGCCGCAGGGATCAGCCTTCCCAGCTCCTGCTGTACAGGCGTCTGCACCACGTGTGCAGCTGTGATTTCAGCTGGAAGCGTCGATCAGCCCGATGCCATGGGTGTTCGATCCGATCTTCAGGAGAAGGGATATGCCTTGTTATGTGTGTCCTTCCCCCGTGCTGATCTCACCCTCAAAACGGGCCAAGAAGATGCCTTGTACGAAGCCCAGTTCGGTCAGTATCAAAAGTGA
- a CDS encoding DUF3326 domain-containing protein gives MSAAPLPTLMVVPTGIGCEIGGYAGDALPSARLLAAASGCLITHPNVMNGAALYWSDPRIQYVEGYGLDRFAVGDWALRPVRRQRIGLLLDAGIEAELAQRQIQVAEACHASLGLDIGPVLRSDQPLGVSLARGASGASWGNLEHPDALLRAGERLRDAGATAIAVVARFPEDLGSKALTSYRQGSGVDALAGAEAVISHLLVRHLQMPCAHAPALAPLPLDPQLDPRAAGEELGYTFLACVLVGLSRAPDLIDTSAALTGDVQASQIGAAVVPEGALGGEALLACVERGIPVISVANPSLLSVTPAVLGLSSGVLPASSYSEAAGLLVALREGISPAALGRPLPPLREIQ, from the coding sequence ATGAGTGCAGCACCACTGCCCACCCTGATGGTTGTGCCCACGGGCATCGGTTGTGAGATCGGAGGGTATGCCGGTGATGCCTTACCCAGTGCCCGTTTATTGGCTGCGGCCAGTGGCTGCCTGATCACCCATCCCAATGTGATGAATGGCGCGGCGCTGTATTGGAGTGATCCCCGCATTCAGTACGTGGAGGGCTATGGCCTGGATCGTTTTGCAGTAGGCGATTGGGCACTGCGACCGGTCCGTCGGCAGCGCATCGGCCTTCTCCTCGATGCGGGGATTGAAGCTGAGCTGGCCCAGCGCCAGATTCAGGTGGCCGAGGCTTGTCACGCCAGCTTGGGTCTGGATATCGGACCCGTCCTGCGTTCGGATCAACCCCTAGGAGTGTCCCTCGCTCGCGGAGCAAGTGGCGCCAGCTGGGGAAATCTGGAGCACCCCGATGCGTTGTTGCGTGCGGGCGAGCGACTGCGTGATGCCGGCGCAACGGCGATTGCTGTGGTGGCACGCTTCCCGGAGGATCTCGGCAGTAAAGCGCTCACGTCCTATCGGCAGGGCAGTGGTGTCGATGCGCTAGCGGGGGCTGAGGCCGTGATCAGTCATCTGTTGGTGCGTCATCTGCAGATGCCCTGCGCCCATGCTCCGGCCCTTGCGCCCCTGCCATTGGATCCCCAGCTGGATCCTCGAGCAGCCGGGGAAGAGCTGGGCTACACATTTCTGGCCTGCGTGTTGGTGGGCTTGAGCCGGGCGCCAGACTTGATCGATACAAGCGCTGCTCTCACTGGCGATGTTCAGGCATCCCAGATCGGAGCCGCAGTGGTGCCCGAAGGTGCCCTGGGAGGAGAGGCGTTGTTGGCGTGTGTGGAGCGTGGAATTCCTGTGATCAGCGTGGCGAATCCCTCGCTGTTGTCCGTGACGCCCGCGGTTTTAGGGCTGTCGTCGGGGGTGTTGCCGGCCAGCAGTTATTCCGAAGCTGCTGGGTTGCTTGTGGCGCTACGAGAGGGGATCAGTCCAGCTGCGCTCGGGAGGCCCTTGCCACCGTTGAGGGAGATCCAGTGA
- the atpE gene encoding ATP synthase F0 subunit C, with protein MDSITSAASVVAAGLAVGLAAIGPGIGQGTASGGAVEGIARQPEAEGKIRGTLLLSLAFMESLTIYGLVVALVLLFANPFA; from the coding sequence ATGGATTCCATCACCTCCGCCGCTTCTGTTGTGGCTGCTGGCCTGGCCGTCGGCCTCGCCGCAATTGGCCCTGGTATCGGACAGGGCACCGCATCCGGCGGCGCTGTTGAGGGCATCGCCCGTCAGCCCGAAGCCGAAGGCAAGATCCGCGGCACTCTGCTGCTGTCCTTGGCATTCATGGAATCGCTGACCATCTATGGCTTGGTGGTTGCTCTGGTGCTCCTGTTCGCCAACCCCTTCGCCTGA
- a CDS encoding YchJ family protein has protein sequence MKQGKGFAMSTDQGPCPCGGGAYRTCCAPLHRGDQRAETAEQLMRSRYSAFVKGELDYLLLTHPEAHLPEAERRQQLRRSFRATRWVGLRILSCTDGGVADVMGTVVFEARHREGVLRETSFFQRCGGGTDGDWQYIKALDMP, from the coding sequence ATGAAGCAGGGCAAGGGATTTGCGATGTCGACGGATCAAGGCCCCTGCCCCTGCGGGGGCGGTGCTTATCGCACCTGCTGTGCTCCCCTGCACCGCGGCGATCAGCGTGCCGAAACGGCCGAACAGCTAATGCGTTCGCGCTACTCGGCGTTTGTGAAGGGTGAGTTGGACTATTTGTTGCTTACTCATCCGGAAGCACATCTGCCTGAGGCGGAGCGACGACAGCAACTGCGCCGAAGTTTTCGGGCTACGCGCTGGGTGGGCCTTCGCATTCTGTCCTGCACCGATGGAGGTGTGGCTGACGTGATGGGAACGGTGGTTTTTGAAGCCCGCCATCGCGAGGGAGTGCTGCGGGAAACGTCGTTCTTTCAACGGTGCGGTGGAGGCACCGATGGAGATTGGCAATACATCAAAGCCCTCGACATGCCTTAA
- a CDS encoding F0F1 ATP synthase subunit B', translating to MTWLLLAEAGVPEGGLFDLDATLPLMAVQVVLLTFLLNVLFFRPVGKVVEDREGFISTSRADAKQKLAEVERLEAALAEQLKGARQAVQSVIVDAEKEVDGLYREALAQAEAEANRTKEESRRGIEAERESARAQLKGKVDQLSTTIINRLLAA from the coding sequence ATGACCTGGCTTCTGCTCGCTGAAGCAGGTGTTCCGGAGGGAGGTCTTTTTGACCTCGATGCCACCCTTCCGCTTATGGCGGTTCAGGTGGTTCTCCTCACCTTCCTTCTCAATGTTCTCTTCTTCCGTCCGGTCGGCAAGGTCGTGGAAGACCGAGAGGGCTTTATTTCCACCAGCCGTGCTGATGCGAAGCAAAAGCTCGCCGAGGTTGAACGTCTTGAAGCTGCTTTGGCTGAACAGCTGAAGGGTGCTCGACAGGCCGTTCAGTCTGTGATCGTCGACGCGGAAAAGGAGGTCGATGGCCTCTACCGCGAAGCGCTCGCCCAGGCCGAAGCTGAAGCCAATCGCACGAAAGAAGAGAGTCGTCGCGGTATCGAAGCCGAGCGTGAATCTGCACGAGCTCAACTCAAGGGCAAGGTGGATCAGCTCAGCACCACGATCATCAACCGATTGCTGGCTGCCTGA
- the atpA gene encoding F0F1 ATP synthase subunit alpha — MVSIRPDEISAILKQQIEDYDKSVSVSNVGSVLQVGDGIARVYGLQQAMAGELLEFEDGTEGIALNLEDDNVGAVLMGEGLGIQEGSTVKATGKIASVPVGDAMLGRVVNSLGRPIDGKGDIAASETRLIESMAPGIIQRKSVHEPMQTGITAIDAMIPVGRGQRELIIGDRQTGKTAIAIDTILNQADQDMICVYVAVGQKAASVANVVEVLRERGALGYTVIVAANASEPAALQYLAPYTGASIAEYFMYKGKATLVIYDDLSKQAAAYRQMSLLLRRPPGREAYPGDVFYCHSRLLERAAKLSDAMGKGSMTALPIIETQAGDVSAYIPTNVISITDGQIFLSSDLFNSGLRPAINVGISVSRVGGAAQTKAIKKIAGTLKLELAQFDELAAFSQFASDLDAATQQQLSRGKRLRELLKQPQFSPLILAEQVAIVYAGVKGLIDAVPVEQVVNFSRELREYLKSNKPEFISEIQEKKVMSPEAESVLKAAISEVVSTMVASAN, encoded by the coding sequence ATGGTTTCCATCCGTCCCGACGAGATCAGCGCCATCCTCAAACAGCAGATTGAGGATTACGACAAGTCAGTTTCCGTCAGCAATGTCGGTTCCGTTCTGCAGGTGGGTGATGGAATCGCCCGCGTTTACGGCCTCCAACAGGCCATGGCAGGTGAGCTCCTCGAATTCGAGGATGGCACTGAAGGGATCGCTCTGAACCTCGAAGACGACAACGTCGGCGCGGTGTTGATGGGTGAAGGCCTCGGCATTCAAGAAGGCAGCACGGTGAAAGCCACCGGCAAAATCGCCTCGGTTCCCGTGGGCGACGCCATGTTGGGGCGTGTCGTCAACTCCCTCGGACGTCCGATCGATGGCAAAGGTGATATCGCTGCCTCGGAGACGCGGCTGATCGAATCGATGGCCCCTGGCATCATTCAACGGAAATCGGTGCATGAGCCGATGCAGACCGGAATCACCGCCATCGACGCGATGATTCCTGTGGGTCGTGGCCAGCGTGAGCTGATCATTGGTGACCGCCAGACCGGCAAAACCGCCATCGCGATTGACACGATCCTGAACCAGGCAGATCAGGACATGATCTGTGTTTACGTGGCTGTCGGCCAAAAGGCTGCTTCCGTAGCCAACGTTGTTGAAGTCCTGCGTGAGCGCGGCGCCCTCGGTTACACCGTGATTGTTGCCGCTAATGCTTCTGAGCCTGCGGCACTTCAGTACTTAGCCCCTTACACCGGTGCTTCGATCGCTGAGTACTTCATGTACAAGGGCAAAGCCACCTTGGTGATCTACGACGATCTTTCCAAGCAGGCTGCTGCCTACCGCCAGATGTCCTTGCTGCTCCGTCGTCCGCCCGGTCGTGAGGCCTATCCAGGTGATGTTTTCTACTGCCATAGCCGCTTGCTGGAGCGTGCAGCGAAGCTGTCCGATGCGATGGGTAAAGGTTCGATGACAGCCCTGCCCATCATCGAAACCCAGGCTGGTGACGTTTCCGCTTACATCCCCACCAACGTGATTTCGATCACGGATGGCCAGATCTTCCTCAGCTCTGATCTGTTTAACTCCGGTCTCCGCCCCGCAATCAATGTGGGTATTTCTGTGAGCCGTGTGGGTGGTGCGGCCCAAACCAAGGCGATCAAAAAAATTGCTGGCACCTTGAAATTGGAGTTAGCTCAGTTCGATGAACTGGCCGCTTTCTCTCAGTTCGCCTCCGATTTGGACGCTGCGACGCAACAGCAGCTCTCCCGGGGCAAGCGCCTGCGTGAACTGCTCAAGCAGCCCCAGTTCAGCCCGCTGATTTTGGCTGAGCAGGTTGCCATCGTTTACGCCGGTGTGAAGGGTCTGATCGATGCTGTCCCCGTGGAGCAAGTGGTGAACTTCTCCCGTGAACTGCGTGAGTACCTCAAATCCAACAAGCCTGAGTTCATCTCTGAAATTCAGGAGAAGAAGGTGATGAGCCCCGAAGCTGAGAGCGTTCTGAAGGCCGCCATCAGCGAAGTCGTGTCCACCATGGTCGCTTCGGCCAACTGA